GTATTATAAacttagttatcaacattttttcactaaaacagttttggacagcagcagtagtccgactttgaaaattcaccaaaaattctggaaatcaaattagaggttgaataaaatatgaaattaaattttattgagtctagttttacatagaagaaaaGGTGTAagcaaaaaaatttcatattatgagagatttgaattttttggagACAGGGTCAGagtgatttcggaatcccctgttttgaatttgaaaaatcattaaaaattgtatacaaatagttatgggttagaatttatatgtttaaaattattaatgagtatattttcaatataaacaaatgagaacatcatccgaatcccgtacaaggagataattaatttttagtgaagaagggtcgaaactgtcagacagcagaatagggatgactttaaagaataaactgtacttattgactaaaccataaattttaaaaattttatggtaagaatatatgtgagtgtagtttcaaagaaatttagctatcttaattcggagttccgtagctcaagatataaataatttaataactatgaCTCGTGTAGACAACTTGATATGAACATAAGTAAATTGTGGAATTATGTGCAATTAttctgtaaactccggtaatgctccgtaaccctgttctggtgaAGGATgtggattaggggtgttacaggccTGATCACTTTCCAAATTTTGGGAACAATGACCTTCCTCccatttaactcaaaatttcccaaCACAGCTGTTTTTTCCTCTCTAAGTTTTAGAATTTCCTCTAACTCCAAATAATGTTTCTTTTAAATGGAACCTATCTCAAAGAACACTTTTTAAGCAAGTACTCTTTGATCCAAGCAATCCAAAGAGATCCATGTCTTGCCAAAATGTTTTCTTATATGTTGGATAATACAAGCTTTATTCCAACTCTCAAGGTCCTTCATTCCAAGTCCACCCGCTTCTTTAGGAAGACAAATCTTCTTCCAACTCATCCTTGCCCCTTTAGCTGAGCCTTCATCACCCTTCCAAAAAAACTAGAACACATTTGGTTGAtctttttaagaatttcttTAGGTAAAATGAAGTGCTtacaccaaaaattttgaatctgAAAGATAACAGATTGAACCAATTGCATTCTCCCAACAAAACTCAATTGTTTCAGTCTTAAGTAAATATCCTAGACCTGATTCTCTCTAACAAAGGCAAGCAATCTTTCTTTGGAAGTCTCCTAGTAACTAGAGGAATACCAAGATATCTCACTGGCAACTGCCCAATTCTGAAACCAGTGGAACTTTAAATTAGATTGCGTTCTTCTTGTGACACACCTGCAacaaaaatctcattttttccAGCATTTAACTGAAGCCCAGAAAgttgataaaaaattgaaagaatactCCAAATACCTATCACAGAATCTGTTTTACCCTTGCAAAAGATAAGCAAATCATCTTCAAAGCACAGATGAATCAATTGAATGCGATGACATTTTGGACGAAAACTGAACACTCCTTCCTTTGCTCCCAAGTCCAATAGTTTCAAGATGATATTCATGGTAAAGAAAGGTAGGGTGACAATGGATCACCCTACCTAACTGTTGCGAGATAACCAACCATGCATTAACGAACACACATGGTGAACAACACAAATAGCGAACAGCCCAATTAGCGAACACATATGGCAGACAGTTCTAGCTCTAAGTCACATGACGGACAGTCCGAGCATAAGAAGGCTTGCGGACTATCAATATGCGAACTGTCATGCGAAGAAATTTTTTACGACAGGCTTGGCGGATTGTCTAAGCACATTGGCGAACTGTCTAACTGCAAGCATATCTGCAGACCGTCTAAATGCGAGCTACTCAGAGATAAAGTGAACTGAGAGATGAAGTGCTAGTTGTCTTCTTAAAGCAGAAAATCGATGTTTTGGTTTAATCTTTTGTTCAGTTCTTATGTTAAGATACTTAGTTAGGAACAAACTAAGTTGGTAATGACTTGATGTGTTTAGGTGCTGATTTCATAATCAGTTTGTGtacaaattttcttatttccaATATATTAGTTGGATTAGTGATATGTTTGGAAAACAAAAAgatatatattgtaattttctaaaatgaaaTATAGTGTTGAAAATCAGTTCATCTTGCTATTTCATTGTctcgttttctttctttcttagtcTCAAAGCACCAAGAATAAACCTCAACTCAATGAATCAAAGCCTTCTTCAAGTCAACTTTGAAGGCACATCTAGCTGAAATTTTACCTCTGCCATACCCTCTAAAAGCATGAGCTAAAAGAGAATTATCAGATATGCTCCTCCCTTTTCCAAAAGCACTCTGGCGTGGTGAGACTAAATTAGGCAGAAGAGGTGTCAACCTTCTCACAAGGATCTTAGTTACACACTTGTAATTAACTGAGCAGTAAGAAATAGGCTTGAAATCAGCAACATTACTAGGTTTCTGCCCCTTGGGAATAAGCACCAAGGTGGTTGTATTGAAAGCAGGAAGCATTTCAGAGCTTTAAAAGAAGTATTGAACTGCAGCAAAAACATCCTCCCAAACTACAGACCGTGCACTCTTAAAGAAGTGAGGGGTATAACCATCAGGTCCTGGAGATTTTCCACTACCCTGCTCAAAAATTGCACTCTTAACTTCTTCCATGGTCACTGGTTTCACCAAATGCTGTTTACCTTCCTCATGCACAGAACATTGCAGAAGGTCCTTAAACAGAACACTTATTTATCCATGAATAAATTTGTTAGTCATTTAGTGGTAGTTGAGAATAGTTAAAGtttgttattttagtcattttaaaatCCCTGTCATGTCTTAATACAAAGCAACTCCAAACAGATAAATTATGGCTGCTAGCTTTACAAGAGATTCCGGCACCCAAACTCCAACTACTTATGACAGATTCCAAGAGCTCAAAGCCTTTGACGACTCTAAATCAGGCGTCTAAGGTCTCGTCGACGCCGGAATAACCAAAATTCCCCGGATTTTCCGCCGGCCGAAGGTGGAGGACCATGATTCCGTCAAGCCAATCCCAACCCAGTTCACGATTCCAGTGATTGACCTTGAAAACATTAAAACCCGGTCCGATGAGGTGGTGGAAGGAATCCGGAAGGCGGGTGGGGAGGTTGGGTTCTTCCAGGTGGTCAATCATGGGGTGCCCCGAAGTGTGTTGGAAGGGATGTTGGCGGCGGCGCGTGGGTTTCACGAGCTTCCAACCGAAGTAAAGAAATCGTATTATACTAGGGAGAAAACGAAAAAGATTATATATGGAAGTAACTTTGATTTATATGAGTTGAGATTTGCAAATTGGAGGGACACTTTGTTTTGTGTTATGGGACCTGAACCTCTTCATCCTCAACAACTGCCTCTTGTTTGCAGGTACTCAAATCCCTAATATTTAAGCCTAACCCATCGaatgttgttaatatttttcatattttgcagAGATATAACAATGGAGTACTCGAAACAGATTCATAAACTAGGAACAACTTTATTTAAGTTACTATCTAAGGCAATTGGGCTAACTCCAGACCACCTCATAGGGTTGGATTGTTCGAAAGGGCATTGTCTTTTGAGTCATTATTACCCGGCATGTCCTGAACCTGAGCTGACTCTGGGAACTACAAAGCACTCTGATCCTGATTTCCTCACCATCTTACTTCAAGATCATATTGGTGGACTCCAAgtttttcatcaaaatcagTGGTTTGATGTTCCTTTTCTGCCTGGGGCTTTGGTTGTTAACATTGGATCTCTCTTACAGGTATGTTATGTTGCTTCAAAGATTGAATATACCTGTGCggaatacatacatttattgaATATTCATACTCGACTCCTAGTAACATAGATGTAATGCATTTGTGATCCTCCAAATACTGTTTGATCGTATGTTGTTGCAGCTTATATCAAATGACAAACTGATAAGTGTGGAATATCAGGTATTGGCAAATGAGAAAGGCCCCAGAGTGTCAGTGGCATGCTTTTTCACTCCACATTTGTACCCTTCAACCAGGATCTATGGACCTATTAAGGAATTATTGTCGAAAGAAAACCCTCCATTGTACCGTGAGACCACAGTTGAAGACTTCATTAGTTACTATGATTCCAAAGGACTTGATGAGAAATCTGCACTTGCACACTTCAAGTTGCAACCTTAGCTCTCCATCACTCTTCAGCTTCCTAAGGATCTAAACCGCTTTGCACAAGGGTTTTGTGGCATTGAATATATAAAGCCTTTGAGAGAAATGATGCAAATAACAGCAGTTACCATGTATTTATATAACTTCTAATTGGATCTTTTTAGTtatcaacttttaaattttaatcaatttgtcctttttcttttaacttacAAAGTGATCAGCCAAATCAAGtactaaaatatttgattatttaaactattcaaattCTTCTATACTGAACTGATATAACTCATAAATCAAGAATTAGATGGTCATCATGAAATTTTGggcattgattttttttttaaatgttcttGACACCGATTCAAACCGAATTCTACGGCACAACCAAATATGCTTAAGTATCTGAACTGAACATTAAGGTTCAACTCGGTTTTTGGTTTGCTCGGTCTTTCTGCTgaacaatttcataaaaaaatattagctttaTTGAGCAGGAAGTTTAGACTTAAATTTCTGTAAACTCTTGTGTTTGAGTTTGAAGATCATTATTTGGACAAGTTGTGAATCAGCTTAGACCATTTACCACAGAAGTGAGGAAATGTTCAAATTACATGAGCTTCATTCTTAAGCTTGTCAATCAGCTCATCGACAGACGAGAGTATCACTCCGGCTTTTCTCTTGGGCGGTTCAGTGACTTGAACAACCTCTAAATCAGATTTGATTTCAACATTCAACTCTTCCGGAGTATACCTCTTTATCGGCTTTGATTTCGCCTTCATTATGTTGGGAAGCGTTGCATACCTTGGCTGGTTCAGTCTTAAATCAGTTCTGCATATCACAGAAAACTTGAAATGAGAATCCAGAAGACTGCCTATTATAAAAACTGTATTAAATTATCCAAAGCAATTCTTTATGTTGAACCggactcttcattttttcataaaatatccgTGCCTGACACCTTTGTATGATACATTCAGACATGAGTATGGGCCTACGGAGGTAGGATCCTCTAATGATAAGggaaaacttagaaaaaaattattaacatacccGAGTCTAAAACATACCCATACTTGAGACTTGCCTCGAGTCCAGATAACATAGGTACACATACGGTACCAATGGAAGTATATATTATAGACAGAGCAATTAAAAGGTTCCCATTATTGTCTTATTAAGCTGGTGCATTGTGCACAACTTCGTTACTTGAACTCAGGTGCCAACATTAGATATGAGCATGTATTCAACACAGgcacattcaaatttattatttttatatttttcatgtatttgaaggaTCTTTGGAGGGTCATATCCTCATTACCCATGTCCAAATACATATTGGACACGGGTGTAGAACACGTGTACTTCAAACAAAATGAAGAGTCCCAAGAACATAGATGCATGGTGTAAAAGATCGTAAGTTTACCACAACTGAACCACGAACGTTCAAGATCAGACTTACAAACTTAGCACAGACCCTCAACAGATAAGTCAGTCACGAATCCATGTGTTAGACATATACCCATATCCAACACCTATTCCAATAGTATAACAGTTAACAATTAACATGCTTACTCTCACaaactaacaaattttggtaTGATTTGTCACCAGAGTAGCTTTAACGTGCCAGACACAAGTAACAAACTTCGGATTAGTGATAACTTACAATAAACATGAAAAGTTGATCGGATTAGGTACTTACGTTATCACAGCAGGTAAGTCTAAACAGAGTGTTTCAAGACCACCATCCACCTCTCTATCTACAGTTGCCACCTGTTTCTCCTTGTCCAACACAACCTACAAAAAACACAGCAGTCAAGACCACAAAAACATTTGACAAGCTACCATAGATGTTAGATACTTATTTTTCCCTAACTcttcatttaaaaacaaaaatttgaataacCCCTGTTTGTCACATATTTGGACATCCTCCAAGGACCCTCTGAATAGATGGaaatctttaaataaattgagCATACTTGTGTCTAACACTCACATCTGAGTCCAAATAACATAAATgcaaaaaaagtaaagaaaagaacaaaaccCACAGACATTCTAATACCCCTAACAACCAATCTCAAATTTTCTTCTTATGACCTTTGGTCAGTACTAGCTCATTTTACTTAGACTCAGGTGCAAGTGTTGCATACGAATGTGTCTGACAAGTGTACGTTCACTTTTTTCCACGTATTTGAAAGGTCATTGGAGGATCATATCCTCATACACATGTCATACACGTGAGCttcaagaaaaaaaggaaagaaaggcAAGGGTTTTAGTTTCTAATTAACCGAATGTGATTTTACATCCAAGAAAAAGCAATACTAGTTCTGCTAAAGCTTTATATGAACTATGAAGACATATGTTATGAACCAAAAGAACAGATAAAATGCAAAGTAGTAAATAGCAATAGAAGGGTAGTTCCCAAATAAGATGACTGTTGAACTGACCTTTGAAGCAAATGTTCCTTGAGGCCACCCGAGTAGCGCAGCTATCATTTGCCCTGTTTGATTACAGTCGTCATCGATTGCCTACATAGAATCAGGATAATAAGAAAGTCATTTTCTATATAACTTCCTCCAACAAAAGAGgtagtaaaagaagaaaaaggaagccAGTTCtgattaaaaacaataaatatacaatgaaagattaacatgtcaAAGATCTGGTAAATTTAACTATGGCATACTCGTTTAAGGCTGAAATGTAGAGAAAAACTTCATCACGAAACTCTCTTGTCAATGAAATAGACACCTAAATGCCTCTTTTCAAGtaagaaaactttgaaaatgtaaaatagCTAAATGTGATGATCATAAGATGGAACTGGGTAATCTTTTCCGGAGAAAACTCCGATAAGATGAGAAcgttttgaataaattaactGAGATCATGACCAGACTTATCGGAAGGCAAAAGAGCAGTACATTAAAACAGGAAACACCATTCTTATTCAGTTTACTCCATGTTCTCAGTAATTATCAAGAGGGAAATGTTAACCGTTAAGGCAATGATTATAGAAAGTGtaatttaatgaattacttTTTGTGAACCCAGGAAAAATAATGGGAATAAAATCCTAATCCTTAACTAGTGCCTGCACTGGTTATCCGAACTCATCATTTGAAACAGGAAAAAAAACCATATAAATACtccaactcttcattttttcttcaaGTACCTGTGTTTAACACATTTTTGGGACATAGGTATGAAGATAATCCACCGAAGACTTCCCAAATACATAAACAAACTTAGAAAAATTAGACATATTAGTGTTGGACATATACTAGTATCCAATACGTGCACCCAAGAATCTGAGTGACATAGTCCTATATCCTTTAAATCTGcaataacattcaaaatctctttcattaaagattaaaaaaaaatcagcatTTACATAATCAATCATCACTTTCAGCTCCATCTAATATAATGGACAACTACACTGTTATATAAACCATTTCAGCAAACACTTGGAAGATCAAAACTTCCCACAATTATAAAACAATCCAATGTAACCAACACCTTCAGATTATGTTGCTctgattctttatttttcttgaagtacccATATCAGATGTTAGTAGGACATATTTTCCAAGATGTCCATGaaaatactttgaaaaattttaagaagCATACTCATGCAAGATAATTTACCTATATCCCATGTAACCTACATGTCAGATCTTTAAGCAAAAAATATCCTTAAAAAGAAAGACAACTAAGGGGAAAAACGAACTTTCacccaaatttaaaacaatCCCAAGTAACCACGACATTTAAGTTACTCACAGAACCAAACATTTCAGAATCTTTAAGCAAGAACATCCTTAAATAACAATGAATGAGCAACACTGAACCAAACCTGCTTTCCAAGAATGAGCAACCCAGGATTCTCAACCTCAACAAGCTTCTTCAAAACCTTAGCAACACTGAGAGGAACCAAATCACGAGCAGCTTCGACATGGATCCCTCTATCGGCACCCATAGCCAGACCCGTTCGAAGCGTATCGACGCAGTTCGAAGGTCCCATGGTGACCGCAACGACCTCCTTAGCCAACCCAGATTCCTTAATTTTCAAAGCCTCTTCTAAAGCTATCTCGCAAAACGGATTCATCGACATCTTCACATTCTGGGTTTCAACCCCACTCtacccaaagaaaaaaaaacatttttgtgGAAATTGTCATAaattgatttaaggtttaaaacCATGGGTCTCCATTGTTATTTACCTTATCGGGTTTGATTCTGATCTTAACGGCATAATCCACGACTCGCTTTACGGCTACCATTATCTTCATGGTTGGCAGTTCTTTGTCTTACGTCTTACAGCCGTTTTGGTCTTTGAAATTGGAGCTTTGGTAATGGAAGTTGAGACGTAGAGAACTATATAAATTGTTTTGGCACACCTGTCTATATTTGAATACACAATGATAAAAGGGAAAGAAGAGACGAAtgacaaaaaaggaaaattaaattaaattttataaataacaaaaatatcattgagataaataatatagatattcgtttaaaaataatacataattttaatctatttttaaaattttaatatagtatatatttaatatgttattattttcaattagcTTCAagtcatatatttcattatttatgatgtgttatttttaaatacgtATTTATAtcctatatttattatttacacgCGCacatgatatatatttttaatattaataatgtaatgCATTTAGTGttctataatatatttatgtgtcTATATGATTTTTCTTATAATAGCAATATAGCTACAATATATGATCTAGTAGTTACATACCATTCCTTAACTTTGCAAAATAATGATACACAATTAGTATTTAGTATGACATATCAATGTATGAGccaaaaatgttatatttttagaCTCACTTAAAGTTCACCAGTCACTTCAAATAAGATGGATATTCAACCACCTCAAATAGGCAAtctaatcaaaatataaacaagCTTGCTCAATATGCCCTTCAATGTATTATAAAgaccattttattaaaaaaaaaaaaagtttattttcaactttattTACGGAAATAGTTcacttaaaactttatttaccgaaataggccaAAAAACTCAAAATGTGCCTACATGGAAgtattttaagagaaaattttaGAGTACTTAAactaactttttgaaaatttacaagaaCAAGCCTTTATAAAGGCCTAAAGTGGCAGTACCATTTTTTTTGTGTCACCAATTAATGTAAAgataaaacttacaaaacagATCTTTATAGGGGCCCAAAGTAtcattttccttgtttttttaagtaatgTGGGATGTgagatatgtgtatatatagatTCATGAATAGGTTTGTAGCTTGTTCCTAGACAATGTGGGATTCTTTCctcttttaactaacaacataaaattaaaggctacactatattttctattttttacttatagagtttaaattttttacaaaagttaacatttgttacattacaaataaatttttaaactctataagtaaacaaattataaaatataaaatgagtatggtaaaatatttaaaaataaatatttaaaaattactaatagttgagtgatcattttgtaagttttataatttgataaccAAAAATCATAGTTAAGAGActactaatgtaatttaatctagatataaaaatatgaaaaataattattatattttatgtatattatatatttctaaaaaaattatttaacataagTATATACTATGTTTAAATAGATTATCTATCTAGTCAAAATACATCGAAATAAATTTATCAGCATTCATTAggtgatgaaaattaaattaaaattaggattaaaaattaatgagtatagtaaaatattaaaaataaatatttaaaacaagatatattaatttttaaatttacaaaaatatactatttgaGTACCAAATCctcaccatttatttattaatcaaacattcataacataaaataaaataaataaataaaaattaaaagtataacttCTAAATTGAAGTAAtggaaaatcattttaaaaattagaattgtaTGGATATTAacttcaaacatttaaaattgaatagaatattGCTGTATGTACAAGTTTCATATGTgcaatttgttcttttttaatagTCCTTTTGTATATGCTAACAATTCTAAAATGTAACAAGATTAAAGGAtctcaaaacataattttataatatgagaaagtgttaacaaaatataaaaaaatagaaattgctttgtaaaaataattataaaatatagtatAGCCTTTAATcttatgttgttagttaaaagagGAAGAAATCCCACATTGTTTAGGAACAAGTTGCAAACCTATTAATGGCTTTATATATACGCATATCTCACATCCCATTTTACTTAAGAAAATAAGGGAAATGAGACTTTAGGTCTATATAAAGATATgttttgttagttttatttcCACATTAATTGGTAGCgcaaaaaaatttatgttgcCATTTTAAGTCTTTATGAAGGCTTATTCTCGtaaatttccaaaaaattggtctatatattttttaaaattgacttttttttgaaaatttagtctGAGCATGGGCT
The window above is part of the Gossypium raimondii isolate GPD5lz chromosome 9, ASM2569854v1, whole genome shotgun sequence genome. Proteins encoded here:
- the LOC105798811 gene encoding electron transfer flavoprotein subunit beta, mitochondrial, producing MKIMVAVKRVVDYAVKIRIKPDKSGVETQNVKMSMNPFCEIALEEALKIKESGLAKEVVAVTMGPSNCVDTLRTGLAMGADRGIHVEAARDLVPLSVAKVLKKLVEVENPGLLILGKQAIDDDCNQTGQMIAALLGWPQGTFASKVVLDKEKQVATVDREVDGGLETLCLDLPAVITTDLRLNQPRYATLPNIMKAKSKPIKRYTPEELNVEIKSDLEVVQVTEPPKRKAGVILSSVDELIDKLKNEAHVI